In Streptomyces sp. NBC_01439, the following are encoded in one genomic region:
- a CDS encoding type I restriction-modification system subunit M — protein MTATSPKRITQRELESYLWGAAVLLRGLIDAGDYKQYIFPLVFLKRLSDVYDEEHAAALEAYGEEELADLPENHRFAIPDGAHWADLRKVTSNVGTALKAAMRAIESANPDTLPGVFGDGEWTNKDLLPDSTLSDLIEHFSTKTLSVANLPEDELGQGYEYLIKKFADDSGHTAQEFYTNRTLVHLMTMMLQPEPGESIYDPTCGTGGMLISTVAELKRRGKEWRNLRLYGQELNYGTSAIAKMNLFLHGIADGNTAHGDTLAKPAFLDAHGRLRTFDVVMANPPYSIKTWNRAAFAKDPYGRSMWGVPPQNAADYAFIQHIEASLDPTTGRAAILLPHGVLNRIGEATVRKAMLDADAVEAVIGLAHGLFYNSGMEAVVLVLRKQKPAGRKHKVLFIDAKKEFYRAGVQSFLSETHQQKILHAYQNFANVPGFAQVATIDEIRANNGNMAIPQYVTPAAPGRGPTHTDSIAAALTGWREAAAVADVAVDDFLGLLRAEVAR, from the coding sequence ATGACCGCGACGAGTCCGAAGCGGATCACCCAGCGGGAACTGGAGTCCTACCTGTGGGGCGCCGCAGTGCTGCTGAGGGGTCTGATCGACGCCGGTGACTACAAGCAGTACATCTTCCCGCTCGTCTTCCTCAAGCGTCTCTCCGACGTCTACGACGAGGAGCACGCCGCCGCCCTGGAGGCATACGGCGAAGAGGAACTCGCCGACCTCCCGGAGAACCACCGCTTCGCCATCCCCGACGGCGCCCACTGGGCGGACCTGCGCAAGGTCACCAGCAATGTCGGCACCGCGCTCAAGGCCGCGATGCGGGCCATCGAGTCCGCCAATCCCGACACCCTCCCTGGCGTCTTTGGCGACGGCGAGTGGACCAATAAGGATCTGCTCCCCGACTCGACTCTCTCGGACCTGATCGAGCACTTCTCGACCAAGACGCTGTCGGTGGCGAACCTGCCCGAGGACGAGCTCGGGCAGGGCTATGAGTACCTGATCAAAAAGTTCGCCGACGACTCCGGCCACACCGCCCAGGAGTTCTACACCAACCGCACCCTGGTGCACCTGATGACGATGATGCTCCAGCCCGAGCCGGGGGAGTCGATCTACGACCCCACCTGCGGCACCGGCGGCATGCTGATCTCCACGGTCGCCGAGCTCAAGCGCCGGGGCAAGGAGTGGCGCAACCTGCGTTTGTACGGCCAGGAGCTCAACTACGGCACCTCGGCGATCGCGAAGATGAACCTCTTCCTTCACGGCATCGCCGACGGCAACACCGCCCACGGCGACACCCTCGCAAAGCCGGCCTTCCTCGACGCCCACGGCCGGCTGCGGACCTTCGACGTCGTCATGGCCAACCCGCCGTACTCCATCAAGACCTGGAACCGGGCCGCTTTCGCCAAAGACCCCTACGGCCGCAGCATGTGGGGCGTACCGCCCCAGAACGCTGCGGACTACGCCTTCATCCAGCACATCGAGGCGAGCCTCGATCCCACGACTGGTCGTGCCGCAATCCTGCTGCCTCACGGGGTTCTGAACCGGATCGGGGAGGCAACGGTTCGTAAGGCCATGCTCGACGCCGACGCTGTTGAGGCGGTGATCGGCCTGGCCCACGGGCTCTTCTACAACTCGGGCATGGAAGCGGTCGTCTTGGTCCTCCGAAAGCAGAAGCCAGCTGGCCGCAAGCACAAGGTGCTCTTCATCGACGCAAAGAAGGAGTTCTACCGAGCAGGCGTCCAGTCCTTCCTCTCCGAGACACATCAGCAGAAGATCCTGCACGCGTATCAGAACTTCGCCAACGTGCCCGGCTTCGCCCAAGTCGCCACCATCGACGAGATCCGCGCCAACAACGGCAACATGGCCATCCCGCAGTACGTCACACCTGCCGCACCAGGCCGTGGGCCGACGCACACTGACTCAATCGCAGCGGCACTCACAGGATGGCGCGAGGCCGCGGCAGTGGCAGACGTAGCAGTCGATGACTTTCTCGGCCTGCTGCGTGCGGAGGTTGCCCGATGA
- a CDS encoding type I restriction endonuclease subunit R produces MTFNEANSVRDFVRDLVESVDVRFVPGSQLPRRTSEVLLEQQVREALIRLNPTIEADPRLAAEVIYRLRAILVSARNTPNPVVANEEFAAWLTGQKSMPFGPDGEHVTVKLIDFDHPGERSANDWTVSTEVPYGAGRLERRFDLVIWCNGFPLVVGEAKSPVRPAYSWIDAAAQVKEDYEVNVPAFFVPNVLNFATEGKDFRYGSVGMPVELWGPWRADESGDDHTPVKVGLSAVKEAVEGVLDPDAILDFLWFFTLFATDKKHRKIKVIARYQQLQATNLIVERVLHGQIKQGLIWHFQGSGKSLLMVFTAQKLRATAGLTSPTVIIVVDRIDLDTQITATFNASDVPNLVSTESRKELQELLAAGARKIIITTIHKFGEAPGVLDARDNIIVMVDEAHRSQEGDYGRKMREALPNAFLFGLTGTPINKRDRNTFMWFGGEADEHGYLSRYSFSDSIRDGATLPLHFEPRLSEIHLDEESIDAAFAELADRHGLNEEDRTTLSKKAASLEVLIKAPDRVRKIAADIAGHFTTKVEPQGFKAQVVVYDKATCVAYKEELDRLLGPDTSTIVMSTSRGDKPTWKHWTPGREELERITARFNDPADPLKIIIVTAKLLTGFDAPILYAQYIDKPLYEHTLLQAICRTNRVYPPAKTHGLIVDYLGIFDDVAKAFEFDDKSVQQVISNIAVLREQLGPAIEAALAFFPGVDRTVGGYEGLIQAQTAIDSDESRDAFGAAYSVVAQLWETLSPDPILSERESEYRWLTDVYQSVQPTDVTGRLVWHTLGAKTLELINEHVTVEVPRTDLETIVLDAQVIEDLMNGNRKDIDPVEVEKWITVRIAKHVGNPAFIELGQRLNALREKYSHSQQASLEFLKELFALARDTVAAEKAAAEVPREERGKAALTELFESLKGEETPIIAEKVVDEVDSVVRTVRFVGWQDTNEGDRLVQQALRKALYIKFKIRDQDVFGRALGYIREYY; encoded by the coding sequence ATGACCTTCAACGAAGCCAATAGCGTCCGGGACTTCGTCCGGGATCTGGTGGAGTCGGTCGATGTGCGGTTCGTGCCGGGGAGTCAGCTGCCGCGCCGCACCAGTGAGGTGTTGCTGGAGCAGCAGGTGCGGGAGGCGTTAATCCGCCTCAACCCGACCATCGAGGCGGATCCGCGTCTGGCCGCTGAGGTGATCTACCGGCTGCGCGCGATCCTGGTTTCCGCGCGCAACACACCGAATCCGGTGGTGGCGAACGAGGAGTTCGCGGCGTGGCTCACGGGGCAGAAGTCGATGCCCTTCGGGCCCGACGGCGAGCATGTGACTGTCAAGCTGATCGACTTCGACCACCCCGGCGAGCGCAGCGCGAACGACTGGACCGTCTCCACCGAGGTGCCCTACGGGGCCGGGCGACTGGAGAGGCGCTTCGACCTGGTGATCTGGTGCAACGGGTTCCCTCTAGTCGTGGGGGAGGCGAAGTCGCCGGTGCGGCCGGCGTACTCCTGGATCGACGCTGCCGCGCAGGTCAAGGAGGACTACGAGGTCAACGTGCCGGCGTTCTTCGTGCCGAACGTGCTCAACTTCGCCACCGAGGGCAAGGACTTCCGCTACGGCTCGGTCGGGATGCCGGTGGAGCTGTGGGGGCCGTGGCGGGCGGATGAGTCCGGTGACGACCATACGCCGGTGAAGGTAGGCCTCTCGGCGGTCAAGGAGGCGGTCGAGGGCGTTCTGGATCCGGACGCGATCTTGGATTTCCTGTGGTTCTTCACTCTGTTCGCGACCGACAAGAAGCACCGCAAGATCAAGGTGATCGCGAGGTACCAGCAGCTCCAGGCGACCAACCTGATCGTGGAGCGGGTGCTGCACGGGCAGATCAAGCAAGGGCTGATCTGGCACTTCCAGGGGTCGGGGAAGTCGCTGCTGATGGTGTTCACTGCGCAGAAGTTGCGCGCAACGGCGGGGCTAACCTCGCCGACGGTGATCATCGTGGTCGACCGGATCGACCTGGACACCCAGATCACCGCGACGTTCAACGCCTCGGACGTACCGAACCTCGTCTCAACGGAGTCCCGCAAGGAGCTGCAGGAGCTCCTGGCTGCGGGCGCGCGGAAGATCATCATCACCACGATCCACAAGTTCGGCGAGGCCCCGGGCGTGTTGGACGCGCGCGACAACATCATCGTGATGGTCGACGAGGCCCACCGCTCCCAGGAGGGCGACTACGGCCGCAAGATGCGCGAGGCGCTGCCCAACGCGTTCCTGTTCGGGCTGACCGGGACGCCGATCAACAAGCGTGACCGCAACACGTTCATGTGGTTCGGAGGCGAGGCCGACGAGCACGGGTATCTCTCGCGTTACTCCTTCTCCGACTCCATCCGCGACGGCGCCACCCTGCCGCTGCACTTCGAGCCGCGCCTTTCGGAGATCCACCTGGATGAGGAGTCGATCGACGCGGCCTTCGCCGAGCTCGCCGACCGTCACGGGCTCAATGAGGAAGACCGCACCACCCTGTCGAAGAAGGCCGCCTCCCTGGAGGTGCTGATCAAAGCCCCCGACCGGGTCCGCAAGATCGCCGCCGACATCGCCGGGCACTTCACCACGAAGGTCGAGCCGCAGGGCTTCAAGGCGCAGGTCGTGGTCTACGACAAGGCCACCTGCGTGGCGTACAAGGAAGAGCTTGACCGCCTGCTCGGCCCGGACACGTCCACGATCGTGATGTCCACCAGCCGAGGTGACAAGCCAACGTGGAAGCATTGGACACCTGGTCGGGAGGAGCTGGAGCGAATCACCGCCCGCTTCAACGACCCGGCGGACCCGTTGAAGATCATCATTGTGACCGCGAAGCTGCTCACCGGCTTCGATGCCCCGATCCTCTATGCCCAGTACATTGACAAGCCCCTGTACGAGCACACCCTGCTCCAAGCAATCTGCCGCACGAATCGGGTCTACCCGCCCGCGAAGACCCACGGCCTCATAGTGGACTACCTCGGCATTTTCGACGACGTCGCCAAGGCCTTCGAGTTCGACGACAAGTCCGTCCAGCAGGTCATCTCCAACATTGCTGTACTCCGCGAGCAGCTCGGACCCGCGATTGAGGCTGCTCTGGCGTTCTTCCCGGGCGTCGACCGCACCGTCGGCGGTTATGAGGGCTTGATCCAGGCACAGACTGCGATCGACTCTGACGAGTCCCGTGACGCCTTCGGAGCTGCGTACAGCGTCGTCGCCCAGCTGTGGGAGACCCTGTCCCCGGACCCGATCCTGTCCGAGCGCGAGTCGGAATACCGGTGGCTGACCGACGTATACCAGTCCGTGCAACCCACCGACGTCACCGGCCGGCTGGTCTGGCACACGCTGGGTGCCAAGACCCTTGAGCTCATAAACGAGCACGTCACCGTCGAGGTCCCGCGCACCGACCTGGAGACCATCGTCCTCGATGCGCAGGTCATCGAGGACCTGATGAACGGTAACCGCAAAGACATCGACCCTGTCGAGGTCGAGAAGTGGATCACCGTCCGCATTGCCAAGCATGTCGGCAACCCGGCCTTCATCGAGCTTGGCCAGCGGTTGAATGCTCTGCGGGAGAAGTACTCCCACTCTCAGCAGGCCTCGCTGGAGTTTCTCAAGGAGCTCTTCGCACTCGCGCGAGACACGGTCGCAGCGGAGAAGGCTGCCGCTGAGGTGCCCCGCGAGGAGCGCGGAAAGGCTGCCTTGACAGAGCTCTTCGAGTCACTCAAGGGCGAGGAGACCCCGATCATCGCCGAGAAGGTTGTCGACGAGGTCGACTCCGTCGTCCGTACCGTCCGCTTTGTCGGCTGGCAGGACACCAACGAAGGCGATCGCCTTGTCCAGCAGGCACTTCGCAAGGCGCTCTACATCAAGTTCAAGATCCGCGACCAGGATGTCTTCGGGAGGGCGCTGGGATACATCCGGGAGTACTACTAG
- a CDS encoding DUF6542 domain-containing protein has translation MEQYSTRSAPHQQRPPAQRQGPRPASVPAQAGGGPRRSSLARRMPRPRLTGLGGGLFACTAMVLVGGICWLLFGSSLFVYGLLFLPVAAATALWVRPADLITAPISVPIAFAAGVWPISGGSGGIGGQLMGLVSALSLHAGWLYAGTLVAALIAVVRKAVLIGRRRTPRRLTP, from the coding sequence GTGGAGCAATACAGCACGCGATCGGCCCCTCACCAGCAGCGACCTCCGGCCCAGCGCCAGGGGCCCCGGCCCGCCTCGGTGCCCGCCCAGGCCGGCGGCGGTCCGCGGCGGTCCTCGCTCGCGCGGCGGATGCCCCGGCCCCGGCTGACCGGGCTCGGTGGCGGGCTGTTCGCTTGCACCGCCATGGTGCTGGTGGGCGGGATCTGCTGGCTGCTGTTCGGTTCCTCGCTCTTCGTCTACGGACTGCTCTTCCTGCCCGTCGCGGCCGCCACCGCGCTCTGGGTCCGGCCCGCCGACCTGATCACCGCACCGATCAGCGTGCCCATCGCCTTCGCCGCCGGAGTGTGGCCCATCTCGGGCGGCTCCGGCGGCATCGGCGGGCAGCTGATGGGGCTGGTGTCCGCGCTGTCCCTGCACGCCGGCTGGCTGTACGCCGGGACGCTGGTCGCCGCGCTGATCGCCGTCGTGCGCAAGGCCGTACTGATCGGCAGGCGGCGGACGCCCCGCCGTCTCACCCCGTAG
- a CDS encoding 4-hydroxy-3-methylbut-2-enyl diphosphate reductase, which produces MEHMTAPAPAPASRRVLLAAPRGYCAGVDRAVIAVEKALEQYGAPVYVRHEIVHNKYVVQTLEKKGAIFVERTEEVPEGSIVMFSAHGVAPVVHEEAARGKLATIDATCPLVTKVHKEAIRYANEDFDILLIGHEGHEEVIGTSGEAPDHITIVDGPHDVEKVTVRDESKVVWLSQTTLSVDETMETVDALKTKFPLLVSPPSDDICYATSNRQAAVKVMGADSDLVIVVGSKNSSNSIRLVEVAKDAGAKAAYLVDFASEIDEAWLEGVTTVGLTSGASVPEVLVEEVLEWLTVRGYADVEIVKTAEESIVFSLPKELRRDLRAEAAELVADK; this is translated from the coding sequence ATGGAGCACATGACTGCTCCCGCCCCCGCTCCTGCTTCCCGCCGTGTCCTGCTCGCCGCGCCCCGCGGCTACTGCGCGGGCGTGGACCGAGCCGTGATCGCCGTCGAGAAAGCCCTCGAGCAGTACGGTGCGCCGGTGTACGTCCGCCACGAGATCGTGCACAACAAGTACGTCGTCCAGACCCTGGAAAAGAAGGGGGCCATCTTCGTCGAGCGGACGGAGGAGGTGCCCGAGGGCTCCATCGTGATGTTCTCCGCACACGGCGTGGCGCCGGTGGTGCACGAGGAGGCGGCGCGCGGCAAGCTCGCGACGATCGACGCGACCTGTCCGCTGGTCACCAAGGTGCACAAGGAAGCCATCCGGTACGCGAACGAGGACTTCGACATCCTCCTCATCGGCCACGAGGGCCACGAGGAGGTCATCGGCACCTCCGGCGAGGCCCCGGACCACATCACGATCGTCGACGGCCCGCACGACGTGGAGAAGGTCACCGTCCGTGACGAGTCCAAGGTCGTCTGGCTCTCCCAGACCACCCTCTCGGTCGACGAGACGATGGAGACGGTCGACGCGCTGAAGACCAAGTTCCCGCTGCTGGTCTCGCCGCCGAGCGACGACATCTGCTACGCCACCTCGAACCGGCAGGCCGCCGTCAAGGTGATGGGCGCCGACTCCGACCTGGTCATCGTGGTCGGTTCGAAGAACTCCTCGAACTCGATCCGGCTCGTCGAGGTCGCCAAGGACGCCGGCGCCAAGGCCGCGTACCTGGTCGACTTCGCGAGCGAGATCGACGAGGCCTGGCTGGAGGGCGTCACCACGGTCGGCCTCACCTCGGGCGCCTCGGTGCCGGAGGTCCTGGTCGAAGAGGTCCTGGAGTGGCTGACGGTGCGCGGCTACGCGGACGTGGAGATCGTCAAGACCGCCGAGGAGTCGATCGTCTTCTCGCTGCCGAAGGAACTCCGCCGCGATCTGCGCGCCGAGGCCGCCGAACTGGTCGCCGACAAGTAA
- the ychF gene encoding redox-regulated ATPase YchF — translation MSLTIGIVGLPNVGKSTLFNALTKNDVLAANYPFATIEPNVGVVGVPDPRLAVLAGIFGSAKVLPATVDFVDIAGIVRGASEGEGLGNKFLANIRESDAICQVIRAFKDENVVHVDGKVSPKDDIETINTELILADLQSIEKAEPRLTKESRLQKEKVAVLAAVVEAKKILEAGDTLFSKGITKGTEQGDLLHELHLLTTKPFLYVFNVDEDELTDDAFKAEQSALVAPAEAIFLNAKLEQDLSELDDEEALELLQSVGQDEPGLATLGRVGFDTLGLQTYLTAGPKETRAWTIKKGATAPEAAGVIHTDFQRGFIKAEVISFADLVDCGSVAEARAKGKARMEGKEYVMQDGDVVEFRFNV, via the coding sequence GTGTCGCTCACGATCGGAATCGTCGGCCTGCCGAATGTCGGCAAGTCGACCCTGTTCAACGCCCTGACCAAGAACGACGTGCTGGCGGCCAACTACCCGTTCGCCACCATCGAGCCGAACGTCGGCGTCGTCGGTGTCCCGGACCCGCGCCTGGCCGTCCTCGCGGGCATCTTCGGCTCGGCGAAGGTCCTCCCGGCGACCGTCGACTTCGTCGACATCGCGGGCATCGTGCGCGGCGCCTCGGAGGGTGAGGGCCTGGGCAACAAGTTCCTGGCGAACATCCGCGAGTCGGACGCCATCTGCCAGGTCATCCGCGCCTTCAAGGACGAGAACGTCGTCCACGTCGACGGCAAGGTCTCGCCGAAGGACGACATCGAGACGATCAACACCGAGCTGATCCTCGCCGACCTCCAGTCGATCGAGAAGGCCGAACCGCGCCTGACGAAGGAGTCCCGCCTCCAGAAGGAGAAGGTCGCGGTCCTCGCGGCCGTCGTCGAGGCCAAGAAGATCCTCGAAGCGGGCGACACCCTCTTCTCCAAGGGCATCACCAAGGGCACGGAGCAGGGCGACCTCCTCCACGAGCTCCACCTGCTCACGACGAAGCCCTTCCTCTACGTCTTCAACGTGGACGAGGACGAGCTGACGGACGACGCCTTCAAGGCCGAGCAGAGCGCGCTCGTCGCCCCGGCCGAGGCGATCTTCCTCAACGCCAAGCTGGAGCAGGACCTCTCCGAGCTCGACGACGAGGAAGCCCTGGAGCTCCTCCAGTCGGTCGGCCAGGACGAGCCCGGCCTCGCCACCCTCGGCCGCGTCGGCTTCGACACCCTGGGCCTGCAGACGTACCTGACGGCCGGCCCGAAGGAAACCCGCGCCTGGACGATCAAGAAGGGCGCCACGGCTCCCGAGGCGGCCGGCGTGATCCACACCGACTTCCAGCGCGGCTTCATCAAGGCCGAGGTCATCTCCTTCGCGGACCTCGTCGACTGCGGCTCGGTCGCCGAGGCCCGCGCCAAGGGCAAGGCCCGCATGGAGGGCAAGGAGTACGTCATGCAGGACGGCGACGTGGTCGAGTTCCGCTTCAACGTCTAA
- the ppgK gene encoding polyphosphate--glucose phosphotransferase: protein MQIFGVDIGGTGIKGAPVDLERGDLAQERHKVLTPHPATPEGVAECVGEVVRHFDWDGPLGVTFPGVVTGGVIRSAANMDKSWIGVDAAALIARELGGAPVTVLNDADAAGVAEMTYGAGRGRGGTVLLLTLGTGIGSALFTDGRLVANSELGHLELKGHDAETRASVKAKEDHDLTWERWAHRVQKYLQHVEMLFSPDLFIIGGGVSRKPEKFLPLIEGVRAEIVPAKLQNNAGIVGAAMAAKDAKATVAKKATKATKAVGR from the coding sequence ATGCAGATCTTCGGTGTGGACATCGGCGGAACCGGGATCAAGGGCGCTCCCGTGGACCTGGAGCGCGGCGACCTGGCTCAGGAGCGCCACAAAGTACTGACACCGCATCCGGCCACCCCCGAGGGGGTGGCCGAGTGCGTGGGCGAGGTGGTGCGCCACTTCGACTGGGACGGGCCGCTCGGGGTCACCTTCCCGGGCGTGGTCACGGGCGGCGTCATCCGTTCGGCGGCCAACATGGACAAGTCCTGGATCGGCGTCGACGCGGCGGCGCTGATCGCGCGCGAGCTGGGCGGAGCGCCGGTCACGGTGCTGAACGACGCGGACGCGGCGGGCGTCGCCGAGATGACGTACGGGGCCGGGCGCGGGCGGGGCGGCACCGTTCTCCTGCTCACCCTGGGGACGGGCATCGGGAGCGCCCTGTTCACGGACGGGCGGCTGGTCGCCAACTCGGAGCTCGGTCACCTGGAGCTGAAGGGCCACGACGCGGAGACCCGGGCGTCGGTGAAGGCGAAGGAGGACCACGACCTCACGTGGGAACGCTGGGCGCACCGCGTGCAGAAGTACCTCCAGCACGTGGAGATGCTGTTCTCCCCGGACCTCTTCATCATCGGTGGCGGAGTCAGCCGCAAGCCGGAGAAGTTCCTGCCGCTGATCGAGGGCGTGCGGGCCGAGATCGTCCCGGCGAAGCTGCAGAACAACGCGGGCATCGTGGGAGCGGCGATGGCGGCGAAGGATGCGAAGGCGACGGTGGCGAAGAAGGCGACGAAGGCGACGAAGGCTGTGGGCAGATAG
- a CDS encoding type I restriction-modification system subunit M, with product MPLTLGELESYLAKAADLLRGSIDQADFKAYIFPLMFFKRISDVYDEEYARALDESGGDHTYAAFEENHRFTIPDGCHWADVRERTENVGEALKTAFRGIEQANQGTLYGIFGGATWTNKDKLPDSKLIDLIEHFSIKTLSISQAAPDVLGQAYEYLIKRFADQSNKKAGEYYTPREVVALLVKILDPQEGETVYDPACGTGGMLIEVIQHIKARGGDPKTVLGRLYGQEKVLTTSAIARMNLLLHGMEDFHVERGDTLRDPAYFDHDRLARFDCVIANPPFSLKNWGHEQWASDSWGRNELGGVPPKGYADWAWAQHMLTSAAPTGGRVAVVLPQGALFRQGAEGRVREHVLKAGFVEAVIGLAPNLFYGTGLAACLLILRRQRPAEQQDKVLFVNGESLFKRGRNQNTLEPDHAETLLKAYQEYADQPGLAAVATLDDIKTNGWNLNIPLYVEPAEAGEQITLEQALADLETAHAKARETRAALEAELANWGLGA from the coding sequence ATGCCTTTGACGCTGGGGGAGCTGGAGTCGTATCTGGCGAAGGCGGCTGATCTGCTGCGGGGCAGCATCGATCAAGCGGACTTCAAGGCGTACATCTTCCCGTTGATGTTCTTCAAGCGGATCAGCGATGTGTACGACGAGGAGTACGCCCGAGCGCTGGACGAGTCTGGTGGTGACCACACGTATGCGGCGTTCGAGGAGAACCACCGGTTCACCATCCCTGATGGCTGCCACTGGGCAGACGTACGCGAACGCACCGAGAACGTCGGTGAGGCCCTCAAAACCGCCTTCCGCGGTATCGAGCAGGCCAACCAGGGCACGCTGTACGGCATCTTCGGCGGCGCGACCTGGACCAACAAGGACAAGCTGCCAGACAGCAAGCTGATTGACCTGATCGAGCACTTCTCGATCAAGACCCTTTCGATCTCCCAAGCCGCTCCTGACGTGCTGGGGCAGGCGTACGAATACCTGATCAAGCGGTTCGCCGACCAGTCCAACAAGAAGGCTGGCGAGTACTACACCCCGCGCGAGGTGGTCGCCCTACTGGTCAAGATCCTCGACCCCCAAGAGGGGGAGACGGTCTACGACCCGGCCTGTGGCACTGGCGGCATGCTGATCGAGGTCATCCAGCACATCAAGGCCCGCGGCGGTGACCCGAAGACCGTGCTCGGAAGGCTGTACGGCCAGGAGAAGGTGCTTACCACCTCCGCTATCGCCCGGATGAACCTGCTGCTGCACGGTATGGAGGACTTCCACGTCGAGCGCGGCGACACGCTCCGCGACCCGGCCTACTTCGACCACGACCGGTTGGCCAGGTTCGACTGTGTGATCGCCAACCCGCCGTTCTCATTGAAGAACTGGGGCCACGAGCAGTGGGCCTCCGATTCGTGGGGCCGCAATGAGTTGGGCGGGGTGCCTCCGAAGGGGTACGCCGACTGGGCCTGGGCCCAGCACATGCTCACCTCCGCTGCACCTACTGGAGGAAGGGTCGCGGTCGTCCTCCCGCAGGGCGCCCTGTTCCGCCAGGGCGCCGAGGGCCGCGTTCGCGAGCACGTCCTCAAAGCCGGTTTCGTAGAGGCCGTCATCGGCCTGGCACCCAACCTGTTCTACGGCACCGGCCTGGCCGCCTGCCTGCTGATCCTGCGTCGCCAGCGCCCCGCCGAGCAGCAGGACAAGGTGCTCTTCGTCAATGGAGAGTCGCTCTTCAAGCGCGGCCGCAACCAGAACACCCTCGAGCCTGACCACGCAGAGACCCTCCTGAAGGCGTATCAGGAGTACGCCGACCAGCCCGGTCTGGCCGCGGTCGCGACCTTGGACGACATCAAGACCAACGGCTGGAACCTGAACATCCCGTTGTACGTCGAGCCAGCCGAGGCCGGGGAGCAGATCACCCTGGAGCAGGCCTTGGCCGACCTGGAGACCGCGCACGCGAAGGCTCGTGAGACCCGCGCAGCGCTGGAGGCCGAGCTGGCGAACTGGGGGCTGGGCGCATGA
- a CDS encoding restriction endonuclease subunit S, which produces MSLNLCKTTWKRVRLGDVIRRSRTQVTPGSVDIDRYVGGGHIDSDSLAIERFGDVNDGQMGSTFTYLFQPGQILFVSARPYLRKSGIVNFSGVVADKTYVLDAAPENGLLQEFLPFLLASDHFIAYATAEATGSMNPRLLWGQMQRYEFALPPLDEQKRFADLMWSVEAHQNSRGVLAASLGLAYESWLEKKLSGQTTRHLGEIVRLQHGRPVPSNLYGDVGVALLRPGDMKPNGRTQWTDSSVRIPASFTEENADCSLSPGDLVINMTAQSLEDRFLGRVCRMHDAAFLNQRIGRLTPVQGITPEFLHIALRTPAFSAWVARRSEGSKVKHMHWRHIEDYPLPFPSEDVQAEIVAEVASWTRAMDSVAHEARTVSTLKQTVTSEIFGGVK; this is translated from the coding sequence ATGAGCCTCAACCTCTGCAAGACCACCTGGAAGCGAGTACGACTCGGCGACGTCATCCGACGCTCCCGTACCCAGGTCACCCCGGGCAGCGTCGATATCGACCGTTACGTCGGCGGCGGGCACATCGACAGCGACAGCCTTGCCATCGAGCGATTCGGCGACGTCAACGACGGCCAGATGGGCTCGACCTTTACCTACCTCTTCCAGCCCGGCCAGATCCTCTTCGTCTCGGCACGTCCCTACCTTCGCAAGTCCGGCATCGTGAATTTTTCGGGCGTCGTCGCCGACAAGACCTACGTCCTCGACGCCGCCCCCGAGAATGGACTGCTGCAGGAATTTCTTCCCTTCCTTCTTGCCTCCGACCATTTCATCGCCTACGCGACCGCCGAGGCGACCGGTTCGATGAACCCGCGCCTGCTCTGGGGCCAGATGCAGCGCTACGAGTTCGCCCTCCCGCCACTGGATGAGCAGAAACGCTTCGCGGACCTTATGTGGTCCGTGGAGGCCCATCAAAATAGTCGGGGTGTACTTGCTGCGTCGCTTGGACTCGCCTACGAGTCGTGGCTCGAGAAAAAGCTTTCGGGACAGACTACCCGCCATCTCGGTGAGATCGTCCGCTTGCAGCACGGGCGACCCGTGCCGAGTAATCTTTATGGAGATGTAGGCGTTGCGCTGCTTCGCCCTGGTGACATGAAGCCGAACGGGCGCACACAGTGGACCGATTCATCCGTGCGAATCCCTGCATCGTTCACAGAGGAAAATGCTGACTGCTCACTGTCCCCTGGTGACCTAGTGATCAATATGACTGCTCAGTCCCTCGAGGATCGTTTTCTCGGGCGTGTGTGTCGGATGCACGATGCGGCATTTCTGAATCAGCGAATCGGTCGCTTGACGCCGGTGCAAGGAATCACGCCGGAGTTTCTGCATATTGCGCTTCGAACTCCTGCCTTCTCGGCTTGGGTCGCGCGCAGGAGCGAGGGGTCGAAGGTGAAGCACATGCATTGGCGCCACATCGAGGATTACCCCCTGCCGTTCCCGTCGGAGGACGTTCAGGCCGAGATCGTTGCGGAAGTAGCGAGTTGGACCCGCGCGATGGATTCGGTCGCGCACGAGGCGCGAACTGTGTCCACTCTCAAGCAGACTGTCACCTCCGAAATCTTTGGAGGTGTCAAATGA